Part of the Candidatus Thorarchaeota archaeon genome is shown below.
AATGAAAACAGCTCTTGCCGATTTGATAGATGCCGATTTTCATTATCCAGTACTGTCGAGAGCACCCGGGCGCGTTGAGATTCTAGGCAATCATACTGACTACAATGGAGGCCTCGTCTTATCCTCGACGATCGACAGGTATGTCTATTCATTGGGCGTTGGGGCCGATGAAGTACGCCTGTTTTCTCTGGATTTCAATGAGGAGATTGAATTCCTCCTAGGAGGGTTGTCACCAAGTGGACGGACAGAATGGCATGATTATATTCGTGGTGTCTATTGGGCAATGGGCCGCCGCGGTTACAATGTGAATGGTATAGCTGCTGTTGTAACAGGTAACATTCCAATAGGAGCGGGACTGAGTTCTTCAGCGGCTTTAGAAGTATCTTTCGTCAATTTGATAGCAGAACTAAACGACTTGCATCTGGAACCCAAGAAAAGAGCTATGATTGCCTTTGAGGCCGAACGTATCTACTGTGCAGTAGCTTGTGGCATAATGGATCAATTTACCAGCCAACTCGGTACGGAGAATTCTGTTCTTCACATCAACTGTTCGTCGCTTCAAACAAGAAGTATCCCCCTTCCTTCTGATTTGAGTTTGGTAGTGACAGATAGCAAGGTGTCTCGACCTGCAGGTGAAGCGCTGAATGAACGCAAATCGGAATGTCAAGACGCGTTGAACTTGCTGAAGAAGAACGATTGGGAAATAGCGAATCTTAGCTCAGTAACGCCGAATCAGCTGTCCGAAGCTTCGGAGATTCTTGATGAGACTTTGATGAAACGTGTTCGTCATGTAGTCGAAGAGAATCAACGAGTAAAAGAGGGATTCCGAGCACTTGAGCGTGGTAATTTGACCCGATTTGGAGAACTCATGTACGACTCTCATTCCAGCTCAAAATCTCTATATGAGGTCAGTCACCCAAAACTAGACCTCCTTGTTGATATTGCACAGAAGGCAGAAGGAGTAATTGGTAGCCGCTTGACGGGAGCGGGATTTGGTGGTTCAACTATTTCTATTGTCAAATCCTCACTGGTTGACTCTTTTGCAGACAGAATCAAACAAGAATACTTGAATGAAACTGGTATCGAACCGCAGGTTATGAAATGTGAAATTCCTGAAGGGGTTACTCTTGGAAGGATTGACGTTTAGGTTTATGGCTCGAACGATTGATTTTTCTTGTGTGCTCAATCTCTATTCTCCCTGTCTCCAAGGTGGATATTGTTGCGCGAAGATGATTTGGAAGCTATGATAATCAGCGAAACACACTGGGATCGAGCTTGGTATCAAACATTTCAAGAATTCAGGCTCAAGCTTGTGGATTTGGTGGACAAGCTGCTGGATATCTTGGACACGGATCCTGATTTTGAACATTTTACATTTGATGGTCAAACCGTTGTGCTTGAAGACTATCTGGCAGTTAAGCCAGACCAAGAAAGCAGGCTTCGCTCCTTCATTCAGAATGACAGGATTTCAATTGGCCCATGGTATATACTGCCTGACGAGTATTTAGTATCTGGCGAGGCGCTAATCCGGAATCTGCTAACTGGTAAACGTATAGCTAATGAATATGGAACTCCCATGGATGTTGGCTACACCCCTGATCCATTTGGTCATGTGAGCCAGCTACCTCAGATTCTTGCTGGATTTGGATATGACTCTGCTATTTTTGCAAGGGGAGCTGGTGACGAAGTTGATGAGTTAGGCTCTGAGTTTATCTGGAATGCCCCTGATGGGACTTCCGTCTATACGCACTGGCTTCCATTGTCATACGGAAATATCGCCAATTTGCCTGAAGACATTGATGATGCAGTTTCGATGATTGCGGAGATCATCCATGAACTCAAGGATTGGTCGAATATCGATACTGTACTGCTTATGAATGGTTCAGACCATTTGGAGCCGCAGCCTCACCTTCCTGAGGTTGTAGCTCGGTATAATGAAACCCATGAGGGAGACGTGAAAATTGGCACACTGCCTGAGTTCATGTCTCTTATCAAAAAACATGCAGACGAGTTTCAATCCGTTAACGGAGAATTCAGACGATCGAAATATCAGAATCTGCTATCTGGTGTCTATTCTACGCGAATCTATCTAAAGCAGGAAAATGAGCGATTGCAGCGAAAGATGGAACGACTTGTAGAACCGATGGCCTCTTTGACCTACTTGCTTGGCAAAAAGTATCCTACTGAGAAGATTCAATTGGCTTGGAAATATCTGTTAAAGTGCCATCCGCATGATGACATCTGCGGTTGCAGCATCGATGAAGTCCATGAAGATATGATGCAGAGATTCCGGTGGACCGATGAGATAGCTGATAGCCTTATTGCTGACTCTTGGGAGAGAATCAAAGAGTGGCATGCTGATTCATCACATAGTTTGGTGCTCTTCAATCCGGTTCCTTACGCTCGAAGAGAGGTAGTGAC
Proteins encoded:
- the galK gene encoding galactokinase translates to MGYSHNRMKTALADLIDADFHYPVLSRAPGRVEILGNHTDYNGGLVLSSTIDRYVYSLGVGADEVRLFSLDFNEEIEFLLGGLSPSGRTEWHDYIRGVYWAMGRRGYNVNGIAAVVTGNIPIGAGLSSSAALEVSFVNLIAELNDLHLEPKKRAMIAFEAERIYCAVACGIMDQFTSQLGTENSVLHINCSSLQTRSIPLPSDLSLVVTDSKVSRPAGEALNERKSECQDALNLLKKNDWEIANLSSVTPNQLSEASEILDETLMKRVRHVVEENQRVKEGFRALERGNLTRFGELMYDSHSSSKSLYEVSHPKLDLLVDIAQKAEGVIGSRLTGAGFGGSTISIVKSSLVDSFADRIKQEYLNETGIEPQVMKCEIPEGVTLGRIDV